From Peromyscus maniculatus bairdii isolate BWxNUB_F1_BW_parent chromosome 8, HU_Pman_BW_mat_3.1, whole genome shotgun sequence, a single genomic window includes:
- the Galr2 gene encoding galanin receptor type 2 — protein sequence MNGSGSLGAEDTSQEVSGGGWQPEAVLVPLLFALIFLVGTVGNALVLAVLLRGGQAVSTTNLFILNLGVADLCFILCCVPFQATIYTLDGWVFGSLLCKAVHFLIFLTMHASSFTLAAVSLDRYLAIRYPLHSRELRTPRNALAAIGLIWGLALLFSGPYLSYYRQSQLANLTVCHPAWSAPRRRAMDLCTFVFSYLLPVLVLSLTYARTLRYLWRTVDPVAAGSGSQRAKRKVTRMIVIVAALFCLCWMPHHALILCVWFGRFPLTRATYALRILSHLVSYANSCVNPIVYALVSKHFRKGFRKICAGLLCRAPRRASGRVCVVAPGNHSGSVLDRESTDLTHVSEAGGPLVAAPGLPNSTASSRALDPVG from the exons ATGAATGGCTCGGGCAGCCTGGGGGCCGAGGACACGAGCCAGGAAGTCagcggcggcggctggcagccCGAGGCGGTCCTCGTGCCCCTGCTTTTCGCGCTCATCTTCCTCGTGGGCACCGTGGGCAACGCGCTGGTGCTGGCTGTGCTGCTGCGCGGCGGCCAGGCGGTCAGCACCACCAACCTGTTCATCCTCAACCTGGGCGTGGCCGACCTGTGCTTCATCCTGTGCTGCGTGCCTTTCCAGGCCACCATCTACACCCTGGACGGCTGGGTGTTCGGCTCGCTGCTCTGCAAGGCCGTTcatttcctcatcttcctcaCCATGCACGCCAGCAGCTTCACACTGGCCGCGGTCTCCCTGGACAG GTATCTGGCCATCCGCTACCCGCTGCACTCCCGCGAGCTGCGCACACCTCGAAACGCGCTGGCGGCCATCGGGCTCATCTGGGGGCTCGCACTGCTCTTCTCCGGGCCCTACTTGAGCTACTACCGTCAGTCACAGCTGGCCAACCTGACCGTGTGCCACCCAGCGTGGAGCGCGCCTCGACGCCGCGCCATGGACCTCTGCACCTTCGTCTTCAGCTACCTGTTGCCTGTGCTCGTCCTCAGCCTGACCTACGCGCGTACCCTGCGCTACCTCTGGCGCACAGTCGACCCAGTGGCTGCAGGCTCGGGCTCCCAGCGCGCCAAACGCAAGGTGACACGCATGATCGTCATCGTTGCCGCGCTCTTCTGCCTATGTTGGATGCCCCACCACGCGCTTATCCTCTGCGTGTGGTTTGGTCGCTTCCCGCTCACGCGCGCCACTTACGCGCTGCGCATCCTTTCACACCTAGTTTCTTATGCCAACTCGTGTGTCAACCCCATCGTTTACGCGCTGGTCTCTAAGCATTTCCGTAAGGGTTTCCGCAAAATCTGCGCAGGCCTGCTGTGCCGCGCCCCAAGGCGAGCCTCAGGCCGAGTGTGTGTTGTGGCGCCTGGCAACCATAGTGGCAGTGTGCTGGACCGCGAGTCCACAGACCTGACCCATGTGAGCGAGGCAGGGGGGCCTCTTGTCGCAGCACCCGGACTTCCCAACAGCACAGCCTCGAGTAGAGCCCTCGATCCTGTAGGTTAA